A part of Dysgonomonadaceae bacterium zrk40 genomic DNA contains:
- a CDS encoding SHOCT domain-containing protein, whose translation MKLNGSVISAGSLLFVATPGMADIYDGSGHMMWGGHGIFGGLMMVIFWALIIGLIFLAVRGFSNRSDTGNGQTAMDVLRERYARGEIDEDEFERRLAKLEARKR comes from the coding sequence ATGAAACTCAACGGCTCAGTCATCTCTGCAGGATCGCTCCTCTTCGTCGCAACGCCGGGCATGGCCGATATCTACGATGGCTCCGGCCACATGATGTGGGGTGGGCACGGTATCTTTGGAGGCCTGATGATGGTGATTTTCTGGGCACTTATCATCGGTCTGATTTTTCTTGCGGTTCGCGGCTTTTCCAACCGCTCCGACACCGGGAATGGTCAGACTGCGATGGATGTCCTTCGTGAACGCTATGCCCGCGGCGAAATCGACGAGGATGAATTCGAGCGGCGGCTGGCCAAACTGGAGGCCCGAAAACGATGA